A single genomic interval of Lathyrus oleraceus cultivar Zhongwan6 chromosome 7, CAAS_Psat_ZW6_1.0, whole genome shotgun sequence harbors:
- the LOC127104022 gene encoding protein EXECUTER 1, chloroplastic → MSQLRHAVYVEDYEEASRLQVAIAAASNNDSVGKVISLLKRAIKEERYHDAAFLRDKAGAGLVSSYGIYLMATCMNVFELWWN, encoded by the exons ATG TCTCAGTTACGGCATGCTGTATACGTGGAGGATTATGAAGAAGCTTCTAGGCTTCAGGTGGCGATTGCAGCTGCATCTAACAATGACAGTGTTGGAAAAGTGATATCTCTTCTCAAA AGAGCCATAAAAGAAGAGCGGTACCATGATGCAGCTTTTTTAAGAGATAAAGCTGGTGCTGGACTTGTGAGTTCTTATGGAATTTATTTAATGGCAACTTGCATGAATGTCTTTGAATTATGGTGGAATTAG